One genomic region from Euleptes europaea isolate rEulEur1 chromosome 6, rEulEur1.hap1, whole genome shotgun sequence encodes:
- the MPEG1 gene encoding macrophage-expressed gene 1 protein: MSNFMGIILFFTVMVWAIWAQELNMRGHFAVGFQECKQTLKLPALEVLPGGGWDNLRNLDMGRVINLNYSLCRTTEDGAYVIPNEVFTIARKQSYLEFNSEIIESWMDYQSATSASINAELSSSFINGKFSSDFRRMKTHQVRDQAVTTRVQVSNLVYTVKFDPAAMLDEGFRRQVINIASHMENNQTRMADYLAEILVLNYGTHVITSVDAGASLVQEDQIKSTFLKDSSSMRSSITAAAGVSFRDVVDFNSSIAVSTDDFFTKQYQTNRTSSRVESIGGLPFYPGITLKTWQESITNRLVAIDSSGLPLQFFITPNHLPELPSPVVKRLSWTVKSAISRYYTFNTYPGCTNAASPNFNFHANTDDGTCEGTASNFTFGGAYQECAQLEGPDAAVLCRALEQRNPLTGAFSCPVAYAPIRLSSQQQAEGFSHLDCHKDCLVWKIFCKLVCKDVFTASKVQFSAYWCAAKGQVPENTGYLFGGLFSAKTTNPLTNAQSCPSSFFQLKLFDQLKICVSRDERGQRYSVSFGGFFSCQTGNPLVGSHNGTDNDPYPKRCPAGFSQHLAVISDGCQVEYCVKAGLFTEGPLPQARLPPFTCKPTVSLTATDTVLVVNGNGDQTWVKDSQSKLWKTGSPTDMYHNMKMAGGSLSEGETAGITVGATTCLAILIGLAVYGCKRYKKKEYSQIREEEKRLITNNPMYGLIPEMEDTQPREQERQTV; this comes from the coding sequence ATGAGTAATTTCATGGGGATCATTCTCTTCTTCACTGTCATGGTGTGGGCAATCTGGGCACAGGAACTGAACATGAGAGGTCATTTTGCTGTTGGTTTCCAGGAATGCAAGCAAACCCTAAAACTCCCTGCTCTGGAGGTTCTTCCTGGAGGTGGCTGGGATAACTTGAGAAACCTGGACATGGGGAGAGTGATTAACCTGAACTATTCATTGTGCAGAACTACAGAAGATGGGGCTTATGTAATTCCCAATGAGGTTTTCACCATCGCTCGCAAACAAAGTTATCTGGAGTTTAACTCAGAGATCATCGAGTCTTGGATGGATTACCAGAGTGCCACCTCTGCTTCCATCAATGCAGAGCTATCATCTTCCTTTATCAACGGCAAGTTCTCCAGTGACTTCCGCAGGATGAAAACTCACCAAGTGAGAGACCAGGCTGTAACTACCAGGGTTCAGGTTAGCAATTTGGTTTACACTGTAAAATTTGACCCTGCAGCAATGTTAGACGAAGGCTTCCGGCGGCAGGTTATTAACATTGCTAGCCATATGGAGAACAACCAGACTAGAATGGCTGACTACTTAGCAGAAATCTTAGTGTTGAACTATGGCACGCATGTTATCACTAGTGTGGATGCTGGAGCCAGCCTCGTCCAGGAGGATCAAATCAAATCCACCTTTCTGAAAGACAGCTCGTCCATGCGAAGTTCTATCACAGCTGCAGCTGGGGTCTCTTTTCGTGATGTTGTTGACTTCAATAGCAGTATTGCAGTCAGCACAGATGATTTTTTCACCAAGCAGTACCAAACCAACCGCACCAGCTCCAGGGTGGAGAGCATTGGGGGATTGCCCTTTTATCCCGGGATAACCCTGAAAacctggcaagagagcatcaCCAACCGGCTGGTAGCAATTGACAGCTCAGGTTTGCCTCTGCAGTTTTTCATAACTCCAAACCACCTGCCAGAATTGCCCAGCCCTGTAGTCAAGAGATTGTCCTGGACTGTGAAGTCTGCCATCTCTCGCTATTACACCTTCAATACGTACCCGGGCTGCACCAATGCAGCCTCACCAAACTTCAACTTCCATGCCAACACTGATGATGGGACCTGTGAAGGGACAGCAAGTAATTTCACCTTTGGAGGTGCCTATCAGGAGTGTGCTCAGCTAGAGGGTCCCGATGCTGCCGTGCTCTGCCGTGCTCTGGAACAGAGGAACCCACTCACTGGAGCATTCTCCTGCCCTGTGGCTTATGCACCGATAAGACTGAGCTCCCAGCAACAGGCAGAAGGGTTCAGCCACTTAGACTGCCACAAAGACTGCCTTGTCTGGAAGATATTCTGCAAGTTGGTTTGCAAGGATGTTTTCACAGCCTCCAAAGTGCAATTTAGCGCATACTGGTGTGCAGCAAAAGGCCAGGTGCCTGAAAACACAGGATACCTCTTTGGGGGGCTCTTTAGTGCCAAGACCACCAACCCCTTGACTAATGCACAGTCCTGTCCTTCCAGTTTCTTCCAATTGAAGCTCTTTGACCAGCTCAAAATCTGTGTCAGCAGAGATGAGAGAGGACAGAGGTATTCGGTGTCCTTTGGAGGGTTCTTCAGCTGCCAGACAGGAAATCCTCTGGTGGGGTCCCACAATGGAACTGATAATGACCCATACCCCAAGAGATGCCCAGCTGGATTTAGTCAGCACCTGGCTGTGATCAGTGATGGATGCCAAGTGGAATACTGTGTCAAAGCAGGACTCTTCACAGAAGGACCATTACCCCAGGCCAGGCTCCCACCTTTCACTTGCAAACCGACCGTAAGTCTTACAGCCACTGACACTGTCCTGGTTGTGAATGGCAATGGTGACCAGACCTGGGTCAAGGACTCCCAGAGCAAattgtggaagacaggcagcccCACTGATATGTACCACAATATGAAGATGGCTGGGGGAAGCCTATCAGAGGGAGAAACAGCTGGGATCACTGTTGGTGCCACAACTTGCTTGGCCATTCTGATTGGCCTGGCTGTCTACGGCTGCAAGCGGTACAAGAAAAAGGAGTACAGCCagataagggaagaggagaagagaCTGATAACAAATAACCCTATGTATGGTCTCATACCTGAAATGGAGGACACACAACCGAGGGAACAGGAAAGACAAACAGTTTAA